A region from the Lolium perenne isolate Kyuss_39 chromosome 4, Kyuss_2.0, whole genome shotgun sequence genome encodes:
- the LOC127293021 gene encoding calcium-transporting ATPase 3, endoplasmic reticulum-type, producing the protein MEDAYAKSVSEVLEAFGVDRTKGLSDSQVEQHAVLYGKNELPHEESTPFWKLVLKQFDDLLVKILVAAAVVSFLLARLNGETGLTAFLEPSVIFMILAANAAVGVITETNAEKALEELRAYQADVATVLRNGCFSILPATELVPGDIVEVGVGCKVPADMRMVEMLSHQLRVDQAILTGESCSVAKELDSTSAMNAVYQDKTNILFSGTVVVAGRARSVVIGVGSSTAMGSIRDAMLRTEDEATPLKKKLDEFGTFLAKVIAGICILVWVVNIGHFRDPSHGGFLRGAIHYFKVAVALAVAAIPEGLPAVVTTCLALGTKRMARLNAIVRSLPSVETLGCTTVICSDKTGTLTTNMMSVSKVCVVRSVHQRPITDEYSISGTTFAPDGFIYDASKLQLEFPPQSPCLLHIAMCSALCNESTLQYNPDKKCYEKIGESTEVALRVLVEKVGLPGFDSMPSALNMLTKHERASYCNHYWENQFRKISVLDFSRDRKMMSVLCSRKRQEIMFSKGAPESVMARCTHILCNDDGSSVPLTMDIRNELESRFQSFAGKDTLRCLALALKRIPEGQQSLSYDDEANLTFIGLVGMLDPPREEVRSAIQSCMSAGIRVIVVTGDNKSTAESLCRQIGAFEHLDDFTGYSYTASEFEGLPPLERANALRRMVLFSRVEPSHKKILIEALQSQNEVVAMTGDGVNDAPALKKADIGIAMGSGTAVAKSASDMVLADDNFATIVAAVAEGRAIYNNTKQFIRYMISSNIGEVVCIFVAAVLGMPDTLVPVQLLWVNLVTDGLPATAIGFNKPDGNIMTVKPRKVNEAVVSGWLFFRYLVIGAYVGLATIAGFVWWFVYSENGPRLPYSELVNFDSCSTRQTSYPCSIFEDRHPSTVSMTVLVVVEMFNALNNLSENQSLLVIHPWSNLWLVGSIILTMLLHISVLYMEPLSALFSVSPLSWAEWKVVLYLSFPVILIDEVLKFFSRSSRAWRFPSRLWRREVLPKEARDN; encoded by the exons GTACCCCCTTCTGGAAGTTAGTTTTGAAGCAGTTTGATGATTTACTTGTCAAAATACTGGTAGCAGCTGCTGTGGTATCCTTCCTTTTGGCTCGACTGAATGGGGAAACCGGATTAACAGCATTTTTGGAACCCTCT GTCATATTTATGATACTAGCAGCAAATGCAGCAGTTGGAGTGATCACAGAAACAAATGCTGAAAAAGCTCTCGAG GAATTGCGAGCATATCAAGCTGATGTTGCAACGGTACTGCGCAATG GTTGCTTTTCTATACTTCCAGCAACGGAACTTGTTCCTGGGGATATTGTAGAAGTGGGAG TTGGTTGCAAAGTTCCGGCTGACATGAGAATGGTTGAAATGCTAAGTCATCAATTGCGTGTTGACCAGGCGATTCTGACAG GGGAAAGCTGTTCAGTGGCTAAAGAGCTCGATTCAACTTCAGCAATGAATGCTGTCTACCAGGACAAAACAAACATTCTTTTCTCG GGCACTGTTGTTGTAGCTGGTAGAGCAAGATCTGTTGTTATTGGTGTTGGTTCTAGTACTGCAATGGGAAGTATACGTGATGCGATGCTGAGAACAGAGGAT GAAGCGACTCCACTGAAGAAAAAACTGGATGAATTTGGCACCTTTTTGGCAAAG GTGATAGCAGGGATCTGTATTCTTGTTTGGGTTGTAAATATTGGCCATTTCCGTGATCCTTCTCATGGTGGTTTTCTTAGGGGTGCCATTCATTATTTTAAG GTTGCTGTTGCCCTTGCTGTCGCAGCCATTCCAGAAGGTCTCCCAGCTGTAGTAACAAC GTGCTTAGCTCTTGGTACCAAGAGAATGGCTCGCTTGAATGCAATTGTCAGGTCTTTACCCTCTGTGGAGACACTAGGATGCACCACAGTCATTTGCAGTGACAAAACTGGTACTCTTACAACAAACATGATGTCTGTGTCTAAG GTATGCGTTGTGCGGTCTGTGCACCAGAGACCCATAACTGACGAGTATTCTATTAGTGGAACAACATTTGCTCCTGATGGGTTTATATATGATGCCAGTAAATTGCAG CTGGAGTTTCCTCCTCAATCCCCATGTCTTCTTCATATAGCCATGTGTTCAGCTCTTTGCAATGAGTCCACTTTACAGTACAATCCTGATAAAAAATGTTATGAGAAAATTGGGGAGTCCACTGAAGTTGCTCTGCGTGTGCTGGTGGAGAAG GTTGGTCTTCCTGGTTTTGATTCGATGCCTTCAGCTCTGAACATGCTAACAAAGCATGAGCGCGCATCGTACTGCAATCATTACTGGGAAAATCAGTTCAGAAAG ATATCAGTTCTAGACTTTTCCAGAGATCGCAAAATGATGAGCGTCCTTTGCAGTCGAAAACGACAGGAGATTATGTTTTCAAAAGGTGCCCCTGAAAGTGTAATGGCTAGATGCACACATATATTGTGCAATGATGATGGTTCTTCTGTACCATTGACTATGGACATACGCAATGAGCTGGAATCTAGATTTCAAAG TTTTGCAGGAAAAGACACCCTGCGGTGCTTAGCATTAGCTTTAAAACGAATACCAGAAGGCCAACAAAGTCTTTCCTATGACGATGAGGCAAATCTCACATTTATTGGATTG GTTGGGATGCTTGACCCTCCAAGAGAAGAAGTTCGCAGTGCGATCCAGTCTTGTATGTCTGCAGGGATTCGTGTTATTGTTGTTACTGGGGATAACAAG TCCACTGCAGAATCTCTGTGTAGGCAAATTGGGGCCTTTGAGCATTTAGATGATTTTACGGGGTATTCATATACAGCATCAGAATTTGAAGGGCTTCCTCCTTTGGAAAGGGCGAATGCATTGCGAAGGATGGTTCTGTTCTCCAG AGTGGAACCTTCTCATAAAAAGATCCTCATTGAAGCCTTGCAATCACAGAATGAAGTG GTTGCAATGACTGGTGATGGCGTCAATGATGCACCTGCTCTGAAGAAGGCAGATATAGGAATAGCAATGGGTTCAGGAACTGCTGTTGCAAAG AGTGCTTCAGACATGGTATTGGCTGATGACAACTTTGCTACAATTGTTGCA GCTGTTGCAGAGGGGAGGGCCATTTATAACAACACCAAGCAGTTTATTCGGTACATGATATCATCAAATATTGGGGAGGTAGTTTGTATTTTTGTGGCTGCAGTGCTTGGGATGCCTGACACACTTGTACCT GTCCAGCTACTCTGGGTAAACCTTGTTACTGACGGGTTGCCTGCAACTGCAATTGGTTTTAACAAGCCCGATGGCAACATCATGACAGTTAAGCCCCGCAAG GTGAACGAAGCTGTAGTTAGTGGATGGCTCTTTTTCCGCTATTTGGTCATTGGTG CTTACGTTGGTCTTGCTACTATTGCGGGGTTCGTTTGGTGGTTTGTTTATTCTGAAAATGGTCCTAGGTTGCCATACTCTGAGTTG GTCAATTTTGATTCATGTTCAACCAGGCAAACTTCCTATCCATGCAGCATCTTTGAGGATCGTCATCCATCAACTGTTTCAATGACTGTTCTTGTTGTAGTTGAGATGTTCAATGCCTTGAATAACCTAAGTGAAAATCAATCTCTCCT TGTCATTCACCCATGGAGTAACCTATGGCTTGTTGGGTCAATCATTCTGACAATGCTTCTTCACATATCAGTCTTGTATATGGAACCCCTGTCAGCTCTTTTCTCA GTATCTCCATTATCTTGGGCCGAGTGGAAAGTTGTTCTTTATCTGTCATTTCCG GTAATTTTGATTGATGAGGTGTTGAAATTTTTCTCAAGAAGCTCTAGAG CGTGGAGATTCCCTTCACGGTTATGGAGGCGTGAAGTACTTCCAAAAGAAGCTCGGGATAATTAA
- the LOC127293022 gene encoding serine carboxypeptidase-like 7: protein MSLKPVQARTAGRCHLLPLLLLHLVPAVLLLLLSSSASASASTVVTHLPGFDGPLPFYLETGYVSVEEDTGTELFYYFVESERSVSTDPLILWLTGGPRCTVFSGLAFEVGPVKFVLAPYSGGLPQLVYNPLSWTKMASILFLDSPVGSGFSYARDPKAYDVGDYSSSLQVQTFLNKWFIDHPQYLSNPFYLGGDSYAGMVIPLIAQYISEGIEKRQQPLINLKGYLVGNPKTDPKFDINFRIPSAHGFGIISDQIYEDAMKSCKGDYVNPTNQLCAGVLRKIENLISEIADAHILYKKCVVAVPKPFDDASRRKFLMEESIKINAAPGRPSLDCFTYGYYLAYFWMNDNLTRNSLGVKEGTTSEWIRCIKGLPYTFDMPSSIPYHLNLTTRGYRVLVYSGDHDLEVPLLGTQAWIRSLNFPIVDDWRAWHLDGQAAGFTIAYANNLTFATIKGGGHTAPEYQPEECFAMAQRWLNNEPL, encoded by the exons ATGTCCTTGAAGCCTGTCCAAGCGCGTACCGCCGGGCGATGCCACCTCTTGCCGTTGCTCCTGCTGCATCTCGTTCCCGCCGTCCTCCTTCTGCTGCTTTCGTCctcggcgtcggcgtcggcgtcgACGGTGGTCACCCACCTGCCAGGATTCGATGGCCCTCTGCCTTTCTACCTTGAAACAGG GTACGTGAGCGTGGAGGAGGACACCGGGACGGAGCTCTTCTACTACTTCGTCGAGTCGGAGCGGAGCGTCAGCACGGACCCCCTGATCCTCTGGCTGACGGGCGGGCCCCGCTGCACCGTCTTCAGCGGCCTCGCCTTCGAAGTTG GTCCCGTGAAGTTTGTGTTGGCACCGTATAGTGGTGGTCTGCCGCAGTTGGTATATAACCCGCTATCATGGACCAAG ATGGCAAGCATCCTCTTCTTGGATTCGCCCGTCGGCTCAGGTTTCTCGTATGCGCGTGATCCCAAAGCTTATGATGTCGGAGACTACTCCTCTTCTCTGCAAGTCCAAACATTTCTGAATAAG TGGTTCATTGATCACCCGCAGTACCTTTCAAATCCTTTCTACCTTGGAGGAGATTCATATGCTGGCATGGTGATCCCACTTATCGCACAGTATATTTCAGAAG GAATTGAGAAAAGGCAGCAGCCTCTGATTAATCTCAAG GGCTATCTAGTTGGCAACCCTAAAACAGACCCAAAGTTTGATATAAATTTTAGAATTCCAAGTGCTCATGGCTTTGGAATAATATCTGATCAAATATACGAG GATGCAATGAAGAGCTGTAAAGGGGATTACGTAAACCCAACGAATCAATTGTGTGCTGGAGTGCTGCGTAAAATCGAAAAT CTTATTTCTGAAATTGCAGATGCACACATTTTGTACAAAAAATGTGTCGTCGCTGTGCCTAAACCGTTTGACGATGCTTCACGAAGAAAGTTTCTGATGGAAGAATCTATTAAGATAAATGCAGCGCCTGGCCGACCCTCTTTAGATTGTTTT ACATACGGTTACTACCTTGCATATTTCTGGATGAACGACAACTTGACTAGAAATTCTCTCGGGGTCAAGGAG GGAACAACCAGTGAGTGGATAAGGTGCATCAAAGGACTTCCCTACACATTTGATATGCCAAGCAGCATACCGTACCATCTCAACCTTACCACAAGAGGTTACCGTGTACTTGTATACAG TGGTGACCATGATCTAGAGGTGCCATTGCTCGGGACACAGGCGTGGATCAGATCCTTGAACTTCCCCATCGTCGATGACTGGAGGGCATGGCATCTCGATGGCCAAGCTGCAGG ATTTACGATAGCATACGCAAACAACTTGACATTTGCAACCATAAAG GGTGGTGGTCATACTGCTCCAGAGTACCAGCCTGAAGAATGCTTTGCCATGGCCCAACGGTGGCTGAACAATGAGCCTCTTTGA